One Nostoc sp. UHCC 0302 DNA window includes the following coding sequences:
- a CDS encoding type II toxin-antitoxin system mRNA interferase toxin, RelE/StbE family produces MYRLVINSKFKRAFRKFARRNADLRAKIEETIAAMENDIFAANLGTHKLEGKLSGLLSCSCGYDCRIVFSLKTYEESGE; encoded by the coding sequence ATGTATAGGTTGGTTATCAATAGTAAATTTAAAAGAGCTTTCCGAAAATTTGCTCGTCGTAATGCTGACTTACGAGCCAAAATAGAAGAAACTATTGCTGCTATGGAGAATGATATATTTGCAGCTAACTTAGGTACTCACAAGCTAGAGGGAAAGCTCTCAGGATTGCTTTCATGCTCTTGTGGATATGATTGTCGCATTGTTTTCTCACTGAAAACCTATGAGGAGAGTGGGGAATAA
- a CDS encoding DUF29 domain-containing protein translates to MSNNLYDRDLQYWIEQTIQQLRNREFESLDIEHLIEELVDLGKAEKNALKSNLTILLAYLLKLMVQHDVPDMMKGSWYSSVLEHRQRVLNNLSDTPSLKNFLVEAIEKAYSDGRKLAIKESKLAKFGVRLPEESEYPMVCPFSVEQILDEDFYGL, encoded by the coding sequence ATGTCTAATAACCTATACGATCGCGATTTGCAATATTGGATCGAGCAAACGATTCAACAGTTACGGAATCGTGAATTTGAGTCGCTCGACATCGAGCATTTGATTGAGGAACTAGTTGATTTGGGTAAGGCGGAGAAAAATGCTTTAAAGAGCAATTTGACTATTTTGTTGGCGTATCTACTAAAGTTAATGGTTCAACACGATGTACCCGATATGATGAAAGGAAGTTGGTATAGTTCGGTACTTGAACATCGTCAACGAGTTCTTAATAATTTGTCAGATACTCCTTCTCTCAAAAATTTTTTGGTAGAGGCAATAGAAAAAGCTTATTCAGATGGTCGAAAGCTGGCGATAAAAGAAAGTAAGCTGGCTAAATTTGGGGTTCGTCTCCCGGAGGAAAGTGAGTATCCAATGGTTTGTCCTTTTTCGGTTGAGCAGATTCTAGATGAGGATTTCTACGGGCTGTAA
- a CDS encoding DUF433 domain-containing protein → MQNLSRITRNPEVMGGKPCIRGMRVTVGTIIGLMASEHSNNDILKAYPYLEEADIYEALAYAAWRVEEIEVPLKSA, encoded by the coding sequence ATGCAAAATCTCAGCAGAATTACCCGCAATCCAGAAGTGATGGGTGGTAAACCCTGCATTCGAGGAATGCGTGTCACTGTTGGTACTATCATTGGGTTAATGGCATCTGAACACAGCAATAACGATATTCTCAAAGCATATCCCTACCTCGAAGAAGCTGATATTTATGAGGCACTAGCCTATGCTGCATGGCGAGTTGAAGAAATTGAAGTTCCTCTCAAAAGTGCATGA
- a CDS encoding Uma2 family endonuclease — MVSSLKEFLNDSELAHIDDPEEKFITSGVNWQMYETLLAKLEDNSHYHVTYLDGILEIVSPSIRHENIKKRLAILVERYLYSKRIRFSPMGSSTIKKQLKQAGVEPDECYCIGEKKNIPDLAIEVNITSGSIDKLEIYRRLGVAEVWIWQFNRLRIYRLREETSSKFLDTYGYEEIISSEFLPGLNIALLEQCVQISDDIKAIDQFEQGTNDS; from the coding sequence ATGGTCAGCAGCCTGAAAGAATTCTTAAATGATTCAGAACTTGCACATATTGATGACCCAGAGGAAAAATTCATCACTAGTGGCGTAAATTGGCAAATGTATGAAACGCTATTAGCCAAACTAGAAGATAATTCTCATTACCATGTTACTTATTTGGATGGAATCTTAGAAATTGTGTCACCGTCTATAAGACATGAAAATATTAAAAAACGTTTGGCTATTCTGGTAGAACGCTATCTCTACTCAAAGCGAATTCGATTCAGCCCAATGGGGAGTTCTACTATTAAAAAACAACTCAAGCAAGCTGGGGTTGAACCAGATGAATGCTACTGTATTGGCGAGAAGAAAAATATCCCAGACTTAGCTATAGAGGTGAATATCACCAGTGGGAGTATTGACAAATTAGAAATTTACCGCCGTTTGGGAGTTGCTGAAGTTTGGATTTGGCAATTCAATCGACTTAGAATTTACCGTTTACGCGAAGAAACATCATCTAAGTTTTTAGATACTTACGGCTATGAAGAGATTATATCAAGTGAATTCTTGCCGGGACTAAATATTGCTTTATTAGAACAATGTGTGCAGATTTCAGACGACATCAAAGCTATTGACCAATTTGAACAAGGTACAAATGATTCTTAA
- a CDS encoding HEAT repeat domain-containing protein, which translates to MVHPVFSDLVKFGLAQESEIPLNAHPYTNYLVDALSVFTYLNIADFFGTYLLRKPVYAFFHASFQEYFAAKAIDDWHFFLNHVSKNPSQGNYRIFEPQWKQTILLWLGREEENLKDKKQQFIDALINFRDGCCKWNRKDVDKGFYEYRTYFLAAAGIAEFRNYYKADEIIGQIVKWGFGYFNSKKQEWIKFLDLIEQEARSALQQTERTKAITALVQLLQSQDIDDDIRWQAIESLGLIGTGNKQAIAALVNLLDSTEVDFISRQQAFFSLEQIGIGNEQAITALVQLLQHDVDFYTRRQAVSSLGQIGIDNEQAITALVELLNSENVNDYIRTQAVESLGVIGVGNKQAITTLVQLLTSEGVDDNTRKQAAKSLGQICISNEQAITALRQLLNSENVNYYIRTQAAESLGQIYPGNEQPITTLIQLLTSPEVNMDTRRQAFDSLKQIGIGNEQAIAALAQLLNSENVNYYIRTQAAESLGQIGISNQTAITALVKLLALEGVDNDTRRQAAHSLGLINPGNPTAIDALVKLLSLKGVNDDTRKEAFDSLKEIGIGYEQAIAALIQLLKSEDVHHYIRTQAAESLEKIGIGNEQAIAALIKLLNSTQISNYTRKLAAHSLGGIGIGNEKAIAVLVQLLQSKDVDYHTHKRIVYNLGEIGIGNKEAIAVLVQLLQSKDVDNSTHRQVVESLGKVGTGNEKAITALVQLLQSQDVDDYTRWQAADSLEKIGTGNEKVIAAFIQLLQSQDVDDQDYWNFSNLIWRCAHNTPYPNFYQAWHQYNVATRAMQSLKRILFTRII; encoded by the coding sequence GTGGTACATCCTGTTTTCTCAGATTTAGTAAAGTTTGGTCTTGCTCAGGAGTCAGAAATACCCTTAAACGCGCACCCATACACCAACTACCTTGTAGATGCATTATCAGTCTTTACATATCTTAACATAGCTGACTTTTTTGGCACCTACCTACTTAGAAAACCTGTTTACGCTTTCTTTCATGCCTCATTTCAAGAGTACTTTGCTGCTAAAGCAATTGATGACTGGCATTTCTTTCTCAATCACGTTTCCAAAAATCCCAGTCAAGGAAATTATCGCATCTTTGAACCGCAATGGAAGCAAACAATATTACTTTGGTTGGGACGAGAAGAAGAAAACCTCAAAGATAAAAAGCAACAGTTTATCGATGCTTTAATAAACTTTAGAGACGGATGTTGTAAGTGGAATAGAAAAGATGTAGATAAAGGATTTTATGAATATCGCACCTATTTTTTAGCTGCCGCAGGAATTGCAGAGTTTAGGAATTATTATAAAGCTGATGAAATAATAGGGCAAATTGTCAAGTGGGGCTTTGGTTATTTCAACAGTAAAAAACAGGAGTGGATAAAATTTCTTGATCTAATTGAACAAGAAGCTAGGTCAGCACTGCAACAAACAGAGCGGACAAAAGCGATCACAGCCTTGGTGCAACTGCTGCAATCCCAAGATATTGATGACGACATCCGTTGGCAGGCTATAGAAAGCTTAGGGCTAATCGGTACTGGCAATAAACAAGCGATCGCAGCCTTAGTGAACTTGCTAGACTCAACAGAAGTAGATTTTATCAGTCGTCAGCAAGCTTTTTTCAGCTTAGAGCAAATTGGCATCGGCAATGAACAAGCAATTACTGCCTTGGTGCAACTATTGCAACATGATGTGGACTTCTACACTCGCAGGCAGGCGGTATCTAGTTTAGGTCAAATCGGCATCGATAATGAACAAGCGATTACTGCCCTAGTAGAACTGCTGAACTCAGAAAATGTTAATGACTACATTCGCACTCAAGCTGTAGAAAGTTTAGGGGTAATTGGTGTTGGGAATAAACAGGCGATTACTACCTTAGTACAACTGCTGACTTCAGAAGGTGTGGATGACAATACCCGTAAACAGGCGGCTAAAAGCTTAGGGCAAATTTGTATCAGCAATGAACAAGCGATTACTGCATTGCGACAACTGCTAAACTCAGAAAATGTTAATTACTACATTCGCACTCAAGCAGCAGAAAGCTTAGGGCAAATCTATCCAGGTAATGAACAACCAATTACTACCTTGATACAACTGCTGACTTCACCTGAAGTGAACATGGACACCCGTAGGCAGGCTTTTGACAGCTTAAAGCAAATTGGCATTGGCAATGAACAAGCGATCGCTGCATTAGCACAACTGCTAAACTCAGAAAATGTTAATTACTACATTCGTACTCAAGCAGCAGAAAGCTTAGGGCAAATTGGTATCAGTAATCAAACAGCGATTACTGCTTTAGTGAAACTGCTAGCTTTAGAGGGTGTGGATAATGACACCCGTAGGCAGGCTGCACATAGCTTAGGGCTAATTAATCCAGGCAATCCAACAGCAATTGATGCCTTAGTGAAACTGCTATCTTTGAAAGGTGTGAATGACGACACTCGTAAGGAAGCTTTTGATAGCTTAAAAGAAATTGGTATCGGTTATGAACAAGCGATCGCTGCCCTTATACAACTACTGAAATCGGAAGACGTACATCACTACATCCGCACTCAAGCAGCAGAAAGCTTAGAAAAAATTGGTATTGGCAATGAACAAGCGATCGCTGCTTTAATAAAACTGCTAAATTCGACACAGATAAGTAACTATACCCGAAAGTTAGCAGCACATAGCTTAGGGGGAATTGGTATTGGCAATGAAAAAGCGATCGCTGTCTTAGTGCAACTGCTGCAATCAAAAGATGTGGATTATCACACTCATAAACGAATAGTATATAACTTAGGGGAAATCGGCATTGGCAATAAAGAAGCAATCGCTGTCTTAGTGCAACTGCTGCAATCAAAAGATGTGGATAACTCTACCCATAGACAAGTGGTAGAAAGCTTAGGAAAAGTTGGCACTGGTAATGAAAAAGCGATCACTGCTTTAGTGCAATTGCTGCAATCCCAAGATGTGGATGACTACACTCGTTGGCAAGCGGCAGATAGTTTAGAGAAAATCGGTACTGGTAATGAAAAAGTGATCGCAGCTTTTATACAACTGCTACAATCCCAAGATGTGGATGACCAAGACTATTGGAATTTCTCTAATCTTATCTGGAGATGCGCCCATAATACGCCTTACCCCAATTTCTATCAAGCTTGGCATCAGTATAATGTTGCTACTCGTGCGATGCAAAGCTTAAAGAGAATCCTCTTCACAAGAATAATTTAA
- a CDS encoding IS630 family transposase (programmed frameshift) has product MGARLRVFLTPEQDQTLLNLRKQDVPQKVKDRAEIIRLNAHGWYVEKIADHFDCHKKTVTKVLHQWQKLGTEGLWESPGRGGKPKWLEDDMIFLEECLRNEPRTYNSSQLALKLKTERNVEMSADRLRRVLKKGVDWKRTRKSHKGKQDPVARANKQADLDMLELAAATGEIDLKYLDESGFCMWSEPSYTYYFRGEQKRLEQTKRRGRRLSIIGLLQPLISFVYGLVIGGVDRKSYIEMMEKEAKQAQETGRISVIVQDNGPIHRCQEVQQLWKKWESQGLYIFFLPKYCSEMNPIELEWQHLKKDELSGQAFDDELDLAYAVINGVQARGKKNNHNTHRVKFSSRLST; this is encoded by the exons ATGGGTGCGCGTTTAAGGGTATTTCTGACTCCTGAGCAAGACCAAACTTTACTAAATCTGAGAAAACAGGATGTACCACAGAAAGTCAAAGACAGGGCGGAAATAATCAGGCTAAATGCACATGGTTGGTATGTAGAGAAGATAGCAGATCACTTTGATTGTCACAAAAAAACAGTCACAAAAGTTTTGCATCAATGGCAAAAACTGGGCACAGAAGGGCTTTGGGAATCTCCTGGGCGAGGGGGGAAACCAAAGTGGCTTGAGGATGACATGATATTTTTAGAAGAATGCCTCAGAAACGAGCCACGCACATACAATAGTTCTCAGTTAGCTTTGAAGTTGAAAACAGAACGCAACGTTGAGATGAGTGCCGACAGATTAAGACGGGTACTC AAAAAGGGGGTCGATTGGAAACGGACAAGGAAAAGCCATAAAGGAAAACAAGACCCAGTAGCACGAGCAAACAAGCAAGCAGACCTAGACATGTTGGAATTAGCTGCTGCCACTGGTGAAATAGACCTGAAATACCTAGACGAGTCAGGGTTCTGTATGTGGAGCGAACCTAGTTATACATATTACTTTAGAGGTGAGCAAAAACGGTTAGAACAGACTAAACGCCGTGGTCGCAGATTAAGTATTATCGGGCTTCTCCAACCTTTAATCAGTTTTGTTTACGGTTTAGTTATCGGTGGTGTTGACCGTAAATCTTATATAGAAATGATGGAGAAAGAAGCCAAACAAGCCCAAGAAACTGGACGTATCAGCGTGATTGTGCAAGATAACGGGCCAATACATCGCTGCCAAGAAGTTCAACAATTGTGGAAAAAATGGGAAAGTCAGGGTTTGTACATCTTTTTTCTCCCGAAATATTGCTCAGAAATGAATCCAATTGAATTGGAATGGCAACATCTCAAGAAAGATGAGTTATCCGGGCAAGCATTTGATGATGAGCTAGATCTCGCTTACGCCGTCATCAATGGTGTTCAAGCTAGAGGAAAAAAAAACAATCACAACACACATCGTGTAAAATTTAGCTCTAGATTATCAACTTAA
- a CDS encoding NACHT domain-containing protein yields the protein MAERRKLTTNPLTSTEGVALQVDDVYVPLGLVERKKPSKLKNNVSLEQGSDKVQSDISPEQGSELYKETEITKTFEHDAFLEEVLKQKNTPKSQGKRIAIIGEPGAGKTTLLQQIADWVSHEIHQSIVIWVSLADLREKELKSYLFESWLTQVAEKTGKAEATKQLKNDFVALFNQNNVWLLLDGLDEMSASSGNPLTEIARQFREGGSIAQARIVLTCRVNLWDGSINALDDFDIYRSLDFSYPQQVERFIHKWFATNPEKGEQLCTALKESVKERIRDLVKNPLRLTLLCLNWQSGDGKLPDTQAGLYQQFVDDFYKWKKEEFATNYHQRQQLNIKLGELAKAAIDKEATRFRLRQDFVSQFLGDADDENSLLKLALNHGWLNYVGIDTNK from the coding sequence TTGGCAGAACGGCGAAAGCTGACTACAAATCCTCTGACATCAACTGAAGGGGTAGCCCTGCAAGTTGATGATGTTTATGTACCACTGGGATTAGTTGAACGTAAAAAACCATCCAAGCTTAAAAATAATGTTTCTTTAGAACAGGGTTCAGACAAGGTTCAAAGCGATATTTCTCCAGAACAGGGGTCAGAACTGTATAAGGAGACAGAAATCACCAAAACATTTGAGCATGATGCTTTTCTTGAAGAAGTTCTCAAACAGAAGAACACACCTAAAAGTCAAGGTAAGCGAATTGCAATTATTGGCGAACCGGGAGCAGGAAAGACAACACTGTTACAGCAGATTGCTGATTGGGTATCTCATGAGATTCACCAGTCTATTGTCATTTGGGTATCTCTAGCAGATTTGCGAGAGAAAGAACTAAAATCTTATCTTTTCGAGAGTTGGTTGACTCAGGTGGCTGAGAAAACAGGTAAAGCTGAAGCCACTAAGCAACTAAAAAATGATTTTGTTGCTCTATTTAATCAAAATAATGTGTGGCTGCTGCTAGATGGATTAGATGAAATGTCCGCATCTTCAGGTAATCCTTTGACAGAAATTGCCCGACAATTCCGTGAAGGAGGGTCAATTGCTCAAGCGCGAATTGTGTTGACCTGTCGGGTTAATCTGTGGGATGGCAGTATTAATGCACTTGATGATTTTGATATCTATCGCAGTTTAGATTTTTCTTATCCACAACAGGTAGAGAGATTTATTCACAAATGGTTTGCTACTAATCCAGAAAAGGGGGAGCAGTTATGCACTGCTTTGAAAGAATCAGTTAAGGAACGGATTCGGGATTTAGTGAAAAATCCTCTACGGTTGACGCTGCTGTGCTTGAATTGGCAATCAGGAGATGGCAAATTACCCGATACCCAAGCGGGACTCTATCAGCAATTTGTTGATGACTTCTACAAGTGGAAAAAAGAGGAATTTGCTACAAATTATCACCAGCGTCAGCAACTCAATATCAAATTGGGGGAATTAGCTAAAGCAGCAATAGATAAAGAAGCAACCCGTTTTCGCTTGCGGCAGGATTTTGTTAGTCAGTTCTTAGGTGATGCTGATGATGAAAATTCGCTGTTGAAATTGGCACTAAATCACGGCTGGCTGAACTATGTAGGGATAGATACAAATAAGTAG
- a CDS encoding DUF427 domain-containing protein, whose translation MPKAIWNGTVLAESDNTVVVEGNHYFPVDAINKEYFKESNTHTTCPWKGVASYYSVEVDGQVNKDAAWYYPSAKEKAKNIEGHVAFWKGVKVEA comes from the coding sequence ATGCCGAAAGCAATTTGGAATGGAACTGTTTTAGCCGAAAGCGATAACACCGTAGTTGTGGAAGGCAATCATTATTTTCCTGTTGATGCCATTAACAAAGAGTACTTCAAAGAAAGTAACACCCACACTACTTGTCCTTGGAAAGGTGTCGCCAGCTACTACAGTGTTGAAGTTGACGGTCAAGTCAATAAAGACGCTGCTTGGTACTATCCCAGTGCTAAGGAAAAGGCTAAGAATATTGAAGGTCATGTAGCATTCTGGAAAGGTGTAAAAGTTGAGGCTTAA
- a CDS encoding homocysteine biosynthesis protein: protein MRTIAEINEKISQQRAVVWTSEELKARVAEVGVSKAAKEVDVITTGTFEPMESSGAVINLGHTDPPIKIRRCWIDGVPAYSGFGAVDLYLGASCAVETKDGEEARERGGGHVIEDLIAGKPVHIKAQGQVTDCYPRATFETTVTNETINQFYLFNPRNLYQNFIVGVNGGDRPLFTYLGPLQPRLGNAVYSNPGAISPLFNDPDLQLVGIGSRIFLGGGIGYVAWEGTQHFPLQKRLANRTPIGPAATLALIGDAKQMNARWVRGCYFKSYGPSLMLGVGVPLPVLREEVVEHCAVQDKDLVAPIVDFSIPRRVRPTFGLVSYAQLKSGRVTIEGKTVRVAPLASLFLSRQVALELKQWIEAGIFTLTEPVSPIPMERSFLPQDRWTDF from the coding sequence ATGCGAACAATTGCGGAAATTAATGAGAAAATCAGCCAACAACGTGCGGTGGTGTGGACAAGTGAAGAATTAAAAGCACGAGTTGCAGAAGTTGGCGTTAGTAAAGCTGCTAAAGAAGTTGATGTCATTACCACTGGCACTTTTGAGCCAATGGAATCAAGTGGTGCAGTTATTAATCTGGGACACACTGATCCGCCAATAAAGATTCGCCGTTGTTGGATAGATGGCGTTCCAGCATATTCTGGTTTTGGGGCAGTCGATTTATATTTGGGTGCAAGTTGCGCCGTGGAAACGAAGGACGGCGAAGAAGCACGGGAACGTGGCGGCGGTCATGTTATAGAAGATTTGATAGCTGGTAAACCTGTACACATTAAAGCGCAAGGACAAGTTACAGATTGTTATCCTAGAGCAACATTTGAAACTACAGTTACCAACGAAACAATAAACCAGTTTTATTTATTCAATCCGCGCAATCTCTACCAAAATTTTATCGTGGGAGTGAATGGAGGCGATCGCCCACTTTTCACATATCTCGGCCCTTTACAACCGCGTCTAGGGAATGCCGTTTATTCTAACCCCGGTGCTATTTCCCCCTTATTCAACGACCCAGATTTGCAGCTAGTTGGCATCGGTTCGCGGATTTTTTTAGGTGGCGGTATTGGTTACGTTGCTTGGGAAGGTACTCAGCACTTTCCTTTACAAAAGCGATTAGCCAATCGTACTCCTATTGGCCCGGCTGCAACTTTAGCTTTAATTGGTGATGCCAAACAGATGAATGCTCGTTGGGTGCGGGGTTGTTACTTCAAAAGTTACGGCCCTTCATTGATGTTGGGAGTTGGTGTACCACTTCCTGTGTTGCGAGAAGAAGTAGTTGAACACTGTGCCGTACAAGACAAAGACTTAGTAGCGCCAATAGTAGATTTTTCCATTCCCCGGCGCGTCCGTCCTACGTTTGGTTTGGTAAGTTACGCTCAACTCAAATCTGGACGAGTCACCATCGAGGGCAAAACAGTACGTGTTGCCCCCTTAGCGAGTTTGTTTCTTTCTAGGCAAGTTGCCCTAGAGTTGAAACAGTGGATCGAAGCAGGTATTTTTACGCTTACAGAACCAGTTTCCCCGATTCCGATGGAACGCTCCTTTTTACCCCAAGACCGTTGGACAGACTTTTAA
- a CDS encoding tetratricopeptide repeat protein: MSQTSNRWIVKVVLALAVLAFVGVSVIPIIGAFNNTPPSNQNVASSRGSLTSSEQKSKLEDAVRGYELVLQREPENQTALKGVLQARLQLLSQKGKGEVQPADIQAVIEPLEKLAKLNPENSEYGVLLAQAKQQIGDKEGAAQAYRSILATKPGDLNALQGMVGLLLSQQRPEAAIGLLQDTLTNAAQANKIQPGSVDAIAVQVLLGSVHASQKRYAQATSVYDQAIEKDPKDFRPVFAKAMLLKQQGKDTEAKPVFDKASALAPAQYKDEINKTATAPLPGTPAVPTAPAAETPK; this comes from the coding sequence GTGTCTCAAACGAGCAATCGCTGGATAGTTAAAGTCGTTTTGGCTCTAGCAGTTCTCGCTTTTGTGGGTGTTTCAGTGATTCCCATAATCGGGGCTTTTAATAATACACCACCCTCAAATCAAAATGTTGCTAGTAGCAGAGGCAGCTTAACTTCCTCTGAGCAAAAATCAAAACTGGAAGATGCGGTTCGCGGTTATGAACTGGTTTTGCAAAGGGAACCAGAAAATCAAACTGCACTCAAAGGAGTGTTACAAGCACGGCTACAACTGCTGAGTCAAAAAGGAAAAGGTGAGGTTCAACCAGCTGATATTCAAGCTGTAATTGAACCTTTAGAAAAGTTAGCTAAACTGAATCCAGAAAATTCAGAATATGGAGTGCTGTTAGCTCAAGCAAAACAGCAAATTGGTGATAAGGAAGGAGCTGCACAAGCTTATCGCTCGATTTTGGCAACGAAACCAGGTGATTTGAATGCTTTACAGGGGATGGTAGGTCTGTTGCTAAGTCAGCAGCGCCCAGAAGCAGCCATTGGCTTACTGCAAGATACCCTCACTAATGCTGCCCAGGCAAATAAAATCCAACCTGGAAGTGTAGATGCGATCGCAGTGCAAGTCCTGTTAGGATCTGTTCACGCCTCTCAGAAGCGCTACGCACAAGCCACTTCTGTCTACGATCAGGCAATTGAAAAAGATCCAAAGGATTTTCGCCCGGTTTTTGCAAAGGCAATGCTTTTAAAGCAACAGGGCAAAGACACAGAAGCAAAACCTGTGTTTGATAAAGCCTCAGCCTTAGCACCTGCTCAGTACAAAGACGAAATCAACAAAACAGCAACTGCACCCCTCCCTGGTACTCCTGCTGTACCGACTGCACCTGCGGCTGAAACGCCTAAGTAG
- a CDS encoding TMEM165/GDT1 family protein, which translates to MITAFTAGLLLITVSELGDKTFFIAVILAMHHSRRLVFTGVIAALAAMTILSVLLGQTVSLLPKAYIHYAEIVLFIAFGLKLLYDAKKMPAACDTEVVEEAEAAVKQADLQLPKRKSAWAIIVEAFILTFMAEWGDRTQIATIALAAANNPFGVTIGAILGHAICAAIAVIGGKMIAGRISERQLTFIGGCLFLVFGVVAAIEGR; encoded by the coding sequence GTGATAACAGCTTTTACCGCAGGTTTACTACTAATTACAGTTTCAGAACTAGGCGATAAAACATTTTTTATCGCTGTAATTTTAGCAATGCACCACTCGCGGCGGCTGGTATTTACAGGTGTAATAGCTGCTTTAGCGGCGATGACAATACTTTCGGTGCTATTAGGACAAACGGTGTCTTTGTTGCCCAAAGCTTATATTCATTACGCCGAAATAGTCTTATTTATTGCCTTTGGTTTGAAATTATTGTACGACGCCAAGAAGATGCCTGCTGCCTGTGATACAGAAGTTGTAGAGGAAGCAGAAGCAGCAGTGAAACAAGCAGATTTACAATTACCAAAGCGAAAAAGTGCTTGGGCAATTATAGTAGAAGCCTTTATCTTGACATTTATGGCAGAGTGGGGCGATCGCACACAAATAGCTACAATTGCCCTAGCAGCCGCCAATAATCCGTTTGGGGTGACAATAGGTGCAATATTAGGACACGCCATTTGTGCAGCGATCGCAGTTATCGGTGGCAAAATGATAGCTGGTCGAATTTCTGAGCGTCAACTAACTTTTATCGGCGGCTGCTTGTTTCTAGTTTTTGGTGTAGTTGCTGCCATTGAAGGGAGATGA
- the rplL gene encoding 50S ribosomal protein L7/L12 gives MSAATDQILDQLKTLSLLEAAELVKQIEEAFGVSAAAPVGVAFAAPAGGAAPVEEAVEQTEFDVILESVPADKKIAVLKIVRELTGLGLKEAKDLVEAAPKPVKEAIAKDAAEDAKKRIEEAGGKVTVK, from the coding sequence ATGTCTGCTGCAACCGATCAAATTTTGGATCAACTTAAAACCCTGAGTTTGCTAGAAGCTGCTGAGTTAGTCAAGCAAATTGAAGAAGCATTTGGTGTCAGTGCTGCTGCACCTGTTGGTGTTGCGTTTGCGGCTCCAGCCGGTGGCGCCGCTCCTGTTGAAGAAGCTGTTGAGCAAACCGAGTTTGACGTAATTCTAGAATCCGTCCCAGCTGATAAGAAGATTGCCGTGCTGAAGATTGTACGGGAATTAACTGGCCTAGGTCTCAAAGAAGCGAAAGATTTGGTGGAAGCTGCACCCAAGCCAGTCAAAGAAGCTATTGCTAAAGATGCTGCTGAAGATGCTAAAAAGCGGATCGAAGAAGCTGGCGGTAAGGTGACTGTGAAGTAG
- the rplJ gene encoding 50S ribosomal protein L10, whose translation MGRTIADKKEIVADLKETLSESSLALVIDYQGLTVSEITDLRRRLRPSGTVCKVTKNTLMGIAIQDQEKWQPLSELLTGASAFLLVKEDFSSAIKAYQEFQKVSKKTELRGGVMEGRLLKEPDVKALGDLPSKEQLIGQIAGAINAVATKLAFGINEVPSSLARALQAVADAEKGGSPEAESASE comes from the coding sequence ATGGGTAGAACAATAGCAGATAAAAAAGAGATAGTAGCTGATCTCAAAGAAACTTTGAGTGAGTCAAGCCTGGCGCTCGTAATTGACTACCAGGGGCTAACTGTTTCTGAAATCACTGATTTACGGCGACGGCTACGTCCAAGTGGGACTGTTTGCAAGGTGACTAAGAACACCTTGATGGGCATTGCCATTCAAGATCAAGAAAAATGGCAGCCATTATCAGAACTGCTTACAGGTGCTTCTGCATTTTTGCTGGTCAAAGAGGATTTCTCCTCTGCAATTAAGGCATACCAAGAATTCCAGAAAGTTAGCAAGAAGACAGAACTTCGTGGCGGCGTCATGGAAGGTCGGCTGCTCAAAGAACCAGATGTCAAGGCTCTTGGAGACTTGCCATCTAAGGAACAGCTCATCGGACAAATTGCTGGAGCTATCAACGCTGTCGCAACCAAGCTGGCCTTCGGTATCAACGAAGTTCCCAGTTCGTTGGCTCGCGCTTTGCAGGCTGTTGCCGACGCAGAAAAAGGCGGTAGCCCAGAAGCGGAAAGTGCTAGCGAATAA